The following nucleotide sequence is from Nitrospira sp..
TTTGATTGATCCTGCCGTTTTGCGTGCAGGTCGGTTGGATGTCAAGGTCAAGGTCGGTCGCCCGGATGCCGCCGCCGCACGTGACATTTTTTCGAAATATGTCACCACCGACCTGCCGTTTGCCGAAGCCGATTTGAATCGTCATGGAGGTGATGCCACGGCGCTGGTCGAGTCGCTGATGAACACGACCGTCGATGCGATGTATGCCACCTCCGATGAAAACAAGTTCATCGAAGTGACGTACCAGAACGGCGAAAAGGAAGTGTTGTACTTCAAAGATTTCGCGAGCGGTGCCCTGATCGAGGGCATCGTGTCTCGAGCCAAGAAATACGCTGTGAAGCGAGCCATTGCGCAGGAAGGCGATGGCCTGCGGGCCGAGGATCTCGTGCGCGCCATCCGTGAAGAATTCAAGGAGCACGAAGACCTGCCCAATACCACCAATCCGGACGATTGGGCGAAGGTCGCCGGGAAGAAGGGCGAGAAGATCGTTCATCTCCGAACGATCAGCGGCGGGCCGGCCGAGTCTCGCCAGATTGAGACGGTCAGTACCGGTCATTACCTCTAGCGTGCTCAAGACGAGTTCATGAACGACACCCAGTCACACACCATGCCCCGTGTCCTCGGCACGGAGACGGAATTCGGTATTGCCAGCCGCGATCCAAACGCGGCCGACCCTGTCGCCAACTCGATCCACCTCATCGGGCACTATCCGAACCTGCCGGCTCCCCAGGCCGTCTGGGACTATGAAAATGAAAATCCGCTCCTGGATGCGCGGGGTTTCGAAGTCGACGGCGAACGGGAGCGTCCGGGGCCGGATTACAATCGGCAACTCAACAAGGTGTTGGCCAACGGCGGACGGCTCTATGTCGACGGGGCCCACCCCGAATACTCCACGCCGGAATGTACGAACGCTCGGGAGGTGGTGGCGTTCGAGCGGATCGGGGAGCAGATCGTGGCACAGGCACTGGCGGACATCACGAAGGTGCGCGGACGTGAACAGTTCGTACTGTACAAGAACAATTCCGACGGCAAGGGAAACAGCTACGGGTACCACGAGAATTATTTGGTCTCCCGTGCGGTGCCTTTCGAGCGGATTACACAGGTCCTTACGCCGTTCTTCGTCACTCGTATCATCTTTGCGGGCGCGGGCAAGGTGGGGGCAGAGAATCAGACCAGCCCTGTGGAGTATCAGATCTCTCAACGGGCGGACTTCTTCGAAACCCTTGTCGACCTCAACACGATGGTACGGCGGCCGATCATCAACACGCGGGACGAGCCGCATTCCGATCCGGCGAAGTATCGTCGCCTCCACGTGATTGTCGGCGATGCCAACATGGCCGAAGTGTCGACCTATCTGAAAGTCGGTACCCTGTCGATCGTCTTGGACCTGCTGGAAGCCGGCGCTGAGCTTCCCCATATCACGCTCACCGATCCGGTCGGAGCCATCAAACAGGTGTCTCGTGATGTGCAACTCAAGGGGTCGCTGCGGCTCGCGGACGGGACTGCGACCACCGCCATTGCCGTCCAACGGGCCTATCTGCAGGCAGCCCAGCATTTTTATGCCTGCCATGAACTCCCGCAGGTGACCAAAGATGTGCTGGTGCGCTGGGAGGATGTGCTCGATCGATTGGAACGGGATCCTCGGCTCTTAGTTCGGGAATTGGATTGGGTCGCGAAGCGGTATCTCATCGAATCCTACATGGACCGCAAGGCTTGCGGGTGGGACGATCCGCGTGTGCGTCTGATGGATCTGCAGTATCACGATGTCCGGTCCGACCGTGGCCTGTATTACACATTGGAGCGCAGCCATAGGATCGAGCGCGTCGTGTTGGACCATGAAATCGCACGAGCGGAGTTCACCCCGCCGAGCGGCACGCGCGCGTACTTCCGAGGGCAGTGCGTCAAGAAGTATGCTGCCGCCATCTACGGGGCGAGTTGGACGTCGGTGCTGTTCGATATCGGGCAGAATAAGATCAAACGCATCCCGTTGATGGAACCATTGCGCGGCACCGAGTCGCTCACAGGCGAATTGCTCGCCCAAGCGGAGACCGCGGCGGCCCTGTTGTCAAAACTATCTCATTGATCTCGACGCTTGTATGACCTACGGTCCATTTCTTTCACAGCACGAAGGGTCCAGTTTTTTTGACTTGCTCATCCGTCATTATCCGGAATTAGCACCGGGGATAAAAGGCCTTGGCGGCCAATGCCTTCCTCTGCCCTCCGATCTTTCCAGACCAGGCGGTATCCCCCTACCGCATGGGACGACCGTGCTGGCGCTGAAGTATCGCGACGGAGCTATCATTGCCGGAGACCGCCGGGCGACCGAAGGTTTTCAAATCGCCGACAGGCGGATCGAAAAGGTCTTCCGGATCGACGACTATTCCGCCATGGCTATTGCCGGGGCGGCCGGGCCCTGTATCGAAATGGCAAAGCTGTTCCAGACCGAACTGGAGCATTACGAAAAGCTGGAAGGCGTGCAGTTGTCCTGTGAAGGCAAGGCCAACAAGCTTGGCCAAATGGTGAAGGCCAACCTGCCGATGGTGTTCCAGGGATTGGTCGTGATGCCGTTATACGTGGGGTACGATCTGAAGCGGAAGGAAGGCCGCATCTTCAAGTACGACATCACGGGCGGACGCTATGAAGAATCGGATCACCATTCCATCGGCTCCGGCGGCAAGGATGCGCGAAACACCATGCGGGAACACTATCGTCCCGGTCTGTCTGAGCAAGACGCTCTCAAGGTCGGTCTCTTGGCATTGTATAACGCAGCCGATGAGGATGTGGGTACCGGCGGACCGGACTTTGTGCGAGGGATCTACCCCACGGCCAAGATCGTCAGTGCGGCAGGACTGAGCGACGTGCCGGAGGACCGTGTTCTGGCTATGTACGAAGCGCTGATCGCAGAGCGAAGGAGATCCTGAGCGATGCCGTTGCCGTATTACGTCTCGCCCGAACAAATGATGCAGGACAAGGCGGAGTATGCCAAGAAGGGCATCGCCAAGGGCCGCTCCATCATTGCGCTGGAATATGTCGACGGCATCCTATTGGCCGCGGACAATCCCAGTACGTCGCTCCATAAGGTGTCCGAGGTCTATGATCGCGTTGCCTTTGCCGGGGCAGGCAAGTATAGCGAGTTCGAACATCTGCGGAAGGCAGGCATCCGCCATGCCGACCTCACGGGATACATGTATAGTCGCGAGGATGTCAGCGCCAGGACATTATCCAATGCCTATTCTCAGAGCCTTGGCACCGCCTTCAGCACCGATGTGAAGCCCTTGGAGGTCGAACTCCTTGTCCTTCAAGTGGGTGTGAATGGACAGCCGAATGAGATCTACCGCATTTCATTTGACGGCAGCATCGTCGATGAAAAGCATTTCGCGGTGATCGGCGGACGAGCCGAAGCGGTTCAGCAGTATCTCCGGGAACATGCAACCGCCGAGTTGCCGACGCTCAAGGCCGGCCTCAGCCGGTGCCTGGAGGCGTTGGAACAGGTGGCGAATCAAAAGATCCCCACCGAAAACCTAGAAGTAGCAGTTCTCGACAGGACCCGTGCCGGCCGGAAATTTAAACGCTTGCTCGGCGCCGATATTTCCCAGCTTCTCTCCTAGTCATCCATCCGTTCATGTGTCGTTCCCCTGAGTCGGTACGCTACGCCGTGCTCTACCCGACGCGCCTTTTCTCCCATTTAGACGAGGGCGTCGTGTTGAAGCCTCAGCCCTCAGGGTGTATTCTGATACCATGCCCTGCTGAGGTTTTATCGCGATGCAACAACGTATTTTCGGTTTGGAAAACGAATACGGGCTGATCTTCTCGCCTAATGGCAAGATCTACCTGCCCATGGAAAAGGTGTTGGGCTACATTTTCGAAGGTTTGATTCCGAACAGCTGGCCCTCCAACGCGTTTTTGGTCAATGGAGCACGATTTTACCAGGATACCGGATGTCACCCTGAATATTCGACGCCGGAATGCGACAACATCCTCGACTTGGTGGTTCACGACAAGGCCGGCGAGCGTCTGTTGGAAGCCTGTCTGCCGGCGGCGGAAGAGCGATTGCGGGAAGAAGGGCTTTCCGGGGAAATCTATATTTTCAAGAACAATACGGATTCGTTGGGCAATACCTACGGCTGCCATGAGAATTACCTCATGCGCCGGGATGTGGATTTCTGGAAGGTGACCGAGCAACTGATCCCGTTTTTCGTCACGCGCCAGATTTTCAGCGGTGCCGGCAAAGTGTTGAAGGTCTCCGGTAAGCCGCAGTATTTCATTTCCCAGCGCGCGCAGCATATCCACGAAAAGACATCTTCATCGACGACCTCCTCGCGCAGCATCATCAATACTCGCGATGAACCCCATGCGGATGCGGAAAAGTATCGCCGTCTGCATATCATCGTGGGGGATTCGAACATGTCCGAGTATGCCACCTACCTCAAGGTCGGAACGGCGACGCTCGTGTTATCCATGGTCGAGGCGGGCTTCTCCGTCACGGGCATGGAACTCGAAGATCCCGTCAAAGCGATCCGAGAGATCTCACGGGATCCCACACTCAACAAGAAGGTGAAGCTGGACGACGGACGTCAAATGACCGCGATCGAGATCCAGCGGGTCTATGCCAAGCGCGCGACGGAGTTTCTGGCCTCCCAGGATCATGACCCGGTGTTGGACGACGTGCTGCAAAAATGGATCTCGGTGCTGGATCGGTTGGAAGACGACCCCATGCAGCTGATCCATGAAGTCGATTGGGTCATGAAAAAACATCTGATCCAGTCTTACATCGACAAGAAAGACTGCGGGTGGGATGATCCGCGCGTGTTCTTGTTGGATTTGCAATTTCATGACGTTAAACGCACGCGCGGGCTGTATTATCTGATGGAGAGTCGGGGCATGGCATCGCGCGTGGTTGAGGAGGAAGCCGTCCAGCGTGCCATGTCGGTGCCTCCTCAGACCACCCGCGCAAAGGTTCGCGGCGACTTCATTCGATTTGCCCGTGCGAAGAATCGTTCCTACACCGTGGATTGGACGTATCTGAAGTTGAACGGGTATTGGGAAGAGACGATTCTCTGCATGGACCCCTTCAGTGCGGTCAACCGGCGGGTTGAGGAACTCTTGTCGCAAGTGTCCGGGGCCCGATTGTATCGATGAGGCAGATGGGAAGACGGAGACAGGATACGACCATGTCGCTGCTGGATCGTTTGTTCATCATCACCGTGGTTTTGGTGGCCAGCGTGTTTCCGGTCGAGCTGTTCCCGAACAGCGCACCGGCGCAACGGGGGGCGGACGGGCAATTCAGCGGGAAGCAGGGGCAAGTGATCGTCGTAAGGGTGCCGGGAATTATGGATGCGACGGTCGTCAAGGGCCGGTTCCTGGGGCGCACCATGACGTTATTTCCGGATCCCGGTGCCGCGACCGGTTATGTGGGACTATTGGGCATCGATCTGCAGGATGAGCCGGGGGCACATGAATTGACGATCGATGCACAGATCGGTGAACAGATGCGACACTTGACCTATCAGGTGTTCGTGGCCAAGGAAAAATTCTCGGTGGAGCGATTGACCCTACCGAAAGACAAGGTCGATTTGGACCAGAAGGCAGCCGCACGTTGGAAAGAAGAGCAGGACCAGGTACGGAAGGCGCTGGCGGAAGAGTCGGGGATGCGTCTCTGGCACACGGGCTTCCTCGAACCGGTGCGTGGGAAACGCACCGGCATCTTCGGCAGCGTGCGGATCATGAACGGCCAACCGAGGAATCCCCACAACGGTGAAGACATCGGGGCTCCGTTGGGCACGGACGTGGTGGCCAGCAACGACGGCGTCGTGCGCCTCACCGTGGACCATATTTTTTCCGGAAGGGGTATCTATCTCGACCACGGCCTCGGCCTCTACTCCATGTATTTCCATCTTTCCGATGTGTCGGTGAAGGAAGGGGACTTGATCAAGGCCGGCCAAGTCATCGGCAAGGTCGGTGCGACGGGCCGTGCGACCGGGCCCCATCTCCATTGGGGAATGAAAGTGAACGGGGCCAGGGTCAATCCCTATGCCATGCTCGACCTGCCGTTTCCAAAAAACGCGGCCGCGGCCGCTGTTGTAGTCACTCCACCTTCTTCGCTCGACCGCTCCTCGCCAGCTCTTGGCGGCGATAGCCGCTAGTCGACTTTCCGGTACGATTGTGAGTAGGGGCTGGCGCATTGCGCGCAATGCGCATGTGCGGCTTCGCGGTTTCAGGGCGTCGAGGCTTGGGCCGGAGCGCCGAGGACTTCTCGAACCTTATCCGCGAGCGAGTCGGGGGTATAGGGTTTCTCCAGAAATCCCACCGTCGACCCGAACGATTCCTGAATCTCTGTCCCTCGATCCGAGTACCCGGAGGTCACCACGACCTTGATATTCGGCAGGAGTCGACGGAGCTGGGAGACCAATTCAGCGCCGGACATGCCGGGCATGACCATATCCGTGAGCAGGAGAGAAATACGACCAGGATTGGACTCCGCGATCGCGAGCGCCTCTTGGGCATTTCTCGCGGGGATGACCGTGTATTGTCGTGCGTGCAGAACGGCTTGTGCCAGCCCTCGCACCAGATCGTCATCTTCGACCAACAGAATGGTGCCGGCCCCAGCGGCTGGGGAGAGGTGAGGGAGGGGGGCGACACGTCCATCTATGGCGCCGTGGGCTCGAGGCAAGTAGATCGTGAAGGTCGTCCCCTGTCCGGACGCGGTCTCCACACCGATCGTGCCGCCGGCTTGCCTGACGATGCCATAGGCCGTCGAAAGGCCGAGTCCCGTGCCTTTACCGCGCTCTTTGGTCGTGAAAAACGGTTCGAAAATGTGGCCGAGCGTATCGGGGTCCATGCCGCAGCCCGTGTCGCGGACGGTGAGTGTGACATAGGGGCCCGGCCGAAGGGTGTCCGGCCATAGGGCGTCGGGCGGTGCGACCTGGAATTCCCGCGTCTCCAGCTCAAGGCGGCCTCCGTGGGGCATCGCGTCACGGGCGTTGACTACCAGATTCATCACGACCTGTTCGATTTGTCCGGGATCCGCGTGAATCGGTCCCAGCGTCGAGTTCAGACTCACGGACAGCTCGATATCCTCGCCGATCACCCGCTGCAAGAGGTCGAGAATATCCGTGACACGGTCGTTCAGGTTCAGCAGCTGCGGTTTGGTCACCTGATGCCGGCTGAATGCCAGAAGCTGGCGTGTGAGGCCGGCCGCCTTGTTTCCGGCTTCGCTGATCTGTGTCAATCCGCCGTGGATCCGCGAACTCGGGGGGCTTTCCGACAGGAGCAACTCGCTCCAGCTGTTGATGACGGTCAGCAGATTGTTGAAGTCGTGGGCAATGCCTCCGGCCATCCGTCCAAGCGCTTCCATCTTTTGGCCCTGGCGCATGTGCCGTTCGAGGTCCTTGTCCTGAATGAATTGGCTGATTTTGCTGCCCAGGTCGGTAAGTGTGTGGAGTTGTGTGGCGTCCGGGCGCAGCACTTCGCGGGTCATGAATTCCAGGATCCCGATGATTGCCTTGCCTTTCCGAATCGGAACGGCCATGCCGCCTCGTAGGTCATGAGAGCCGGGGATAGTCGCGAGGGGAGAATCGCGTTCGAGTCGGAGGTCAGACAGCAAGACCGCCTCGCCGCCGGTCAAGGCTCGCCCGGCAAGGCCCCTGTCAGGCCGAAGCGACAAGGTGCGATAGGCTTGGACGAATGCATCGGCGGGCCAATCAGGCTGGTGCCAGAGCATCGTACAGCGCAACGCCGGGTTCTGGGGTAAGGCGGACCAGAAGGCGCCGACCGTCCACCGCTTGGCCTCACCGATGCCACGAAGGATGTTCGGCAGGGCCTCGTCCAACGAGAGCGATTCATCTAACGCCATGCTGACGGCCAATTGCGCCGCTTGGGAGGTTTCCAGCTGTCGGGGTCCGGTGATGTCGCTCATCGCGCCGATCATGCGCCGCGGAAGTGCGCCTGGGTCGCGGATGACGTAGCCGCGGTCGATGACGTCGGCGTAGGTGCCATCGGCGCGGCGAAACCGATATTCCCTCGTCCACAATTGTAGGTCGGAGCGGACCCTGTCCATCAGCTCGCTCACGACCGCGGTTCGGTCCACGGGATGCAGACGCTCTGTCCAGGCCGTCAGCGGTTCTTCCCGGCCTTGGAGGCGGTATCCGAACACGGTTTCATAGGCTTCGTTCCACCAGACCATTCCGGTCTGGATGTCCCAATCCCAAATGGCATCGTTTGTGGCGCGGCAGGCGAGGTGAAATCGTTCTTCGCTTTTCCGGAGCGCTTGCTCGACGTGGTGCCGGCCCATGGCGTATCGGATGGCTCGCCGCAAACTGTCCCCCGTCAAACGGCCTTTCACCAGATAATCTTGGGCTCCCCGCAGGAGGGCCGCTTCGGCCACCGCTTCGTCATCGAGCCCCGTGAGGACGATGACCGGCGCATCTTGCGCGCGCGCTCGTACGTGATCGACGGTGTCCAAGCCATGGCTGTCCGGCAGCGACAAGTCCACCAGCACGGCATCCACGGGACCCTCTGCGAGGCGGGCGAAACCCGTTTCAAGCCGGTCGGCCCATGCGAGCCCGGTGATCTGAGAGGACGGTTCCGTCAACGCTTCACGAATCAACTGCGCATCGTCTTCGTTGTCCTCAATGAGCAGCACGCGCATGGGTCACCTATTCACGGTCGGAATCTTGGATATGGCGCTCCAATAAAGATCGAATTCCCGCACCACGGAAATGAACCGGCTCAACGTGACGGGTTTGCGAATGTAGGAACAGGCACCCTGTTCATACGATCGCAGGATATCCTCGTCGCGTTCGCTGACTGTGAGCATGACAACGGGGATGGCTCTGAGTCGCGGATCGGCCTTGACTTCACGAAGCACTTCCAGCCCGCTCTTTTTTGGCATGTTGATGTCAAGCAGAACCATGCCGGGAAGCGGCGTCCGATGGTAGCGACCCTCTCCGCGCAGGTAGGCCAATGCCTCTTCTCCATCCCGCACGACGGCAATACGTTCGATCAGGTTGCCGTCGGTGAACGCTTCTTGGATCAGCACGATGTCGTCCTCATTGTCTTCGGCGATCAGCATCTCGAACGGTCGTATGGTCATGGTCCTACCTTCGTCAGGTGAGTCTGGGGCAACGCGAATGTGATGTAAAACTCAGAGCCTCCGCCTTCGCGCGGGGCGACCCAGGCGCGTCCACCGTGGCGCTCTGCCACCTGACGGACGATGGCAAGCCCGGCTCCCGTGCCGTCTACCTCACGGCCGACGGCCCGTTGGAACAGTTCGAAGATGCGTTCCCGTTGCTCGGGAGCGACGCCTGGGCCGCGATCCCGGACGACCAACCCCATGGCGTGGGCCTGCTCGCCCCCGTGCTCCCGATACGTGTCAATCTCGATGTCCGGCGGTGCGCCGGGGCGCGCAAATTTGAGGGCATTCGCCACCAGATTGTAAATGCCTTGGATGGCCCACGTTCGGTTGACCCGCAGGCGCGGCAGCGGAGAGCGAACGGTCAGGTGCGCGCCCGTCTCTTTGATGCGTGTGTCCAGCCGGCGGAAGACCTCCTGAACGAGCAGGTCGGCTTCGACCTCTTCGACCGGCGGATCCATGCGTTGCGCGCGCGAGAGATTCAAAATGTCGGTGAGCAGTTGGTCGAGCCGCTGCGTGGCGCGGACGATTCGTATAAGAAAGTCCCGCCCCTTGTCGTCGAGACGGCCCGCGTACCGTTCCTGAAGCAGGAGCGAAAAGCTTTCGATGGCGCGCAGGGGCTCCTTTAAATCATGCGAGGTGACGTGAAGCAGCGTTTCCAAATCCTTGTTCTTCTTTAGAATCAGGACCTCGGCTCGGCGCCGTTCGGTGATATCCCAGTTGGTTTCCAACACCAGACGTCGACCATTCGTTTGCAAGAGACTCCAACGGCTTTCCACCAAAACCTCCTGCCCCTCTTTGGTGCGTTGACGGATTTCCCCAGTCCAGCTTCCGGTCGTTTCCAGTGCGGCATGGATGTCGCTGAGCGAGCAGGGAAGTTGCGTGTGTAACAGAAGATGGCTCGCTTGTCCCAGCGCTTCCGCCTTGGTATAGCCGTACAGTTGTTCACAGCCGCGGTTCCAGTCGACGATGCCGTGGTCCATGTCCCACGCGAAGATCGGTTCGTAAGACAATTCCAGCAGCGTGCGCTGCTGTTCCAACAGCTCGTCCGCGCGTTTTCGCGCCGTGATGTCGCGCGCGATCGTCGAGACTCCCACGACGCGGCCCTTGTCATCGGTGATCGGCGACAACGTCAGGGAGACTTCAAGCGAACGTCCGCCCTTCCGCCGCCGAGTCGTTTCATATTGTTGCAGTCTCCGCCCGGTTTTCACCTGTTCGATGAGCAACAATTCCTCAATGCGAAGCTCCTGAGGAACCAGCGTCAGGATCGAGTGGCCGATCATCTCATCGGCGGGATATCCGAACATCAGCTCGGCGCTTCGGTTCCACGTCGTGACGCGTCCGTCGAGCCCCTTGCTGAAAATGGCGTCGGACGAGGACTCCACGATCGCGCCCAGCCGTGCCTGAAGCTCCTGCGCCTGTTTGGAATCATCGATGTCGGTGCTGGTGCCCAGCCACTTCACCAAGACGCCGCTCTCGTCGCGAATGGGGGTGAGTTGGGTGTGAAACCAGCGATAACGGCCGGTTGCCGCCTTGATACGGCATTCAGTTTCAAAGGGGCTCCTCTCGGCGAGCTGCCGGTGCCATTGTGTGAGGGTGGCCTGCTGATCGTCCGGGTGCAGCCGGCGAAGCCACCCATCTCCCATATGCTCCTCCAAGGGGAGGCCGGTGTAGCGGGCCCATTGGGGACTTACATAATCGCACGACCCGTCCGGAAGACAGGTGCAGATCAACTGCGGGAGGCTTTCCACCAGTTGACGGAAACGTGCCTCGCTCCGCTGGAGATCCGTCGTCGTTCGCTGACTTTGCGCGAGCTCCGCCTCAAGCCGTCGGTTGGCGAGGTGCAGGGCGGCTGTCCGCTCACGTACCTCTTCTTCGAGCCGATGATGGCTCTGTCGAAGGGCTTCATCGGCCTGTTTGCGATCGGTGATGTCGATGACAGTGGAGCGGCTGGCGACATAGTCCCCGTCGGTATTCTTGACGGCCCTTGCGTTGAGCAGGATCGGCAAGCGGGACCCATCCTTTCTGATGAGATCGAATTCCAAGTCATGCACGACCCCCTCTGTCTTGAACCGGGGAAAATTTCGCTGGAAGGCTGCAGCACCGGACGGCGTCAAGAGGTCGATATAGCGCTTCTTCCCGATCAGTTCTTCCCTGGCATATCCCAGCCAATCCAGTTCCGTCTGATTCATGGCGATGATGACGCCGTCGCGGTCGAGGGAATGGTACCCACAGGGGGCCTGTTCGTAGAGATCGCGGATCTCATCGGAACGCTTTCTGGACAGGGCCTCTCGTTGGCGGATCGCGTCATGTTCGGTCGCCATGACGGCGGCCTTGACCAAGTCCTTGGTCATGCGTTGATGCCTGACAAGCAGGTAAGCGATGATGGCCAACATGCCGATGCCGGCGGAACGGTTGAGGAGCGAGACCCAGGTCGGCACATCCTGCGCATTCGGCGAGAGGTGATACCCGAGAAAGGTGAGGAGGCTGCACAGCAGGGCCATGAAGGGGGGCGCCCAATGGGACGGGAGGCGGTAGGTCAGGATCAGAGGAATCGCATAGAGCGCAGAGACGGGAATGCCCCGTTGCGTAAAGGTATCCAATAGAAAAATAACGGCAATCAGCCCGATCAGCAGGCCGGCGAGGGCAGGGACGTTCGGGCCCTGATGCGCAGGAGAGGTTGTTTCGTCTTGGGAGGTCGGGCTAGCGGACGCGACCATCGCTCTCCCGCACAAGTGTGAGGAACACAGAGTGAAACGCGCTGATACGAACAGCGGTCATCACGGTGTGGACCATTATGCCTGGGATGGCAACGGAAGCGCAGAGCCGTTAGGACCTAGCGATGTACCTAGCAGGCTGTTGACAAACTCGCGGTTTGAAACCGTTGTATTGGCACGGCTGTAGTCACTCAGGTCTCTGAGTGGCGATTGGTCTGTCTGTTCTGGAGTGCGAGCCGTCCATTTTCTGTTCTCTCCGCCACATGTACGCCAACGACCTGCCCAGCGGCGTGAAATGTTTCGATGCTGATGTTGCCGCCTGCCTCACGTAGTTGCGTCTGCCCGTGGCGCACCGGCGAGCGACCCTATCTGATCCCTGTCGAAGCCTCGCTCACTGTATCCCAGTCGATACGACAGCTGTATCACAACGGATAATGCCTCCATTTTCTCGGGCCTCCGTATTCTGCCTCAGTGAATGAGGAATTTCATTCATGTCTGATCACCTGCCAATTCACATCAATAGGTTATGGTACATACACCATTTCATGCTGAGGCCGTTCACGATTCGGCCTGGGAATTGCTTGCGCCATTATTTGTCGGCCTATCAATGCTTGCTCGCCCGCTATCAGGCGGTGGGCAGTCACAGACGCAGTACAGAGCCCTTTCGTCGGTGTCAGTAACGAGGGAGATCGTCCGCTCGGACGATCTCCCTGTAGCGATAGGCGCATAAGCCGGACCATGGAGGATCAGGTGGGCAGACGCTGCTGCCGCGCCACGATCTTGTCCCTCATGCTTGTCATGGAGATGGGATGTGTGTGGCACGGTGAATCTGCGGACCACCTGTGGGGGCCGACGCTGTTCCGTATCGCCACCCCACCTGACAGTCAAGCCTTCCTGGCAGAGCAGGCCTGGCTGCCGTTGCTGGTCGAGGGCGGTAATCGCTGGGGGATCACCATCGGCTACTTCAGCAACCTGCTGAGCGTCCCCCTGGCCTTCCGACAGACAGATGGAGCTGCGAGTCAAAACCACCCTCTCGCCTGGTCATCCTTCGCTGCGATCCCCATCGGCTCCTGGCGGATCAGTCCGTTTCATGCATCGATCCAACGAGCGCATGAGGCCGAATTTGTGGCGAAACGAGTGGTGGGCCTTCAACTCTCAACCGCGCTCGACAGGGAAGGATCGAACATTACATTCGGCACCTCATGCACGAGCCGGTTCTGGCCACACCCTGATGCGCTCTATCTCCTGGAGTTTTCAAGCAACAGGCCGCTTACGACTCGCTTTCTGGTCTGCGATGCCAAGCCGGATGAATCCCTTGAGCCCTGCCTACAGGAGGTGATCCGATGACATCGTTACCGCTCCTCCGAGGTTTGCGTTTGCTTTGCGTGGTTGCCGCAGCCTGTTCCTCTGTCGGTTGTAAGGATTACCTCGT
It contains:
- the prcB gene encoding proteasome subunit beta, with translation MTYGPFLSQHEGSSFFDLLIRHYPELAPGIKGLGGQCLPLPSDLSRPGGIPLPHGTTVLALKYRDGAIIAGDRRATEGFQIADRRIEKVFRIDDYSAMAIAGAAGPCIEMAKLFQTELEHYEKLEGVQLSCEGKANKLGQMVKANLPMVFQGLVVMPLYVGYDLKRKEGRIFKYDITGGRYEESDHHSIGSGGKDARNTMREHYRPGLSEQDALKVGLLALYNAADEDVGTGGPDFVRGIYPTAKIVSAAGLSDVPEDRVLAMYEALIAERRRS
- a CDS encoding M23 family metallopeptidase, coding for MSLLDRLFIITVVLVASVFPVELFPNSAPAQRGADGQFSGKQGQVIVVRVPGIMDATVVKGRFLGRTMTLFPDPGAATGYVGLLGIDLQDEPGAHELTIDAQIGEQMRHLTYQVFVAKEKFSVERLTLPKDKVDLDQKAAARWKEEQDQVRKALAEESGMRLWHTGFLEPVRGKRTGIFGSVRIMNGQPRNPHNGEDIGAPLGTDVVASNDGVVRLTVDHIFSGRGIYLDHGLGLYSMYFHLSDVSVKEGDLIKAGQVIGKVGATGRATGPHLHWGMKVNGARVNPYAMLDLPFPKNAAAAAVVVTPPSSLDRSSPALGGDSR
- the pafA gene encoding Pup--protein ligase, producing MQQRIFGLENEYGLIFSPNGKIYLPMEKVLGYIFEGLIPNSWPSNAFLVNGARFYQDTGCHPEYSTPECDNILDLVVHDKAGERLLEACLPAAEERLREEGLSGEIYIFKNNTDSLGNTYGCHENYLMRRDVDFWKVTEQLIPFFVTRQIFSGAGKVLKVSGKPQYFISQRAQHIHEKTSSSTTSSRSIINTRDEPHADAEKYRRLHIIVGDSNMSEYATYLKVGTATLVLSMVEAGFSVTGMELEDPVKAIREISRDPTLNKKVKLDDGRQMTAIEIQRVYAKRATEFLASQDHDPVLDDVLQKWISVLDRLEDDPMQLIHEVDWVMKKHLIQSYIDKKDCGWDDPRVFLLDLQFHDVKRTRGLYYLMESRGMASRVVEEEAVQRAMSVPPQTTRAKVRGDFIRFARAKNRSYTVDWTYLKLNGYWEETILCMDPFSAVNRRVEELLSQVSGARLYR
- a CDS encoding proteasome accessory factor PafA2, encoding MNDTQSHTMPRVLGTETEFGIASRDPNAADPVANSIHLIGHYPNLPAPQAVWDYENENPLLDARGFEVDGERERPGPDYNRQLNKVLANGGRLYVDGAHPEYSTPECTNAREVVAFERIGEQIVAQALADITKVRGREQFVLYKNNSDGKGNSYGYHENYLVSRAVPFERITQVLTPFFVTRIIFAGAGKVGAENQTSPVEYQISQRADFFETLVDLNTMVRRPIINTRDEPHSDPAKYRRLHVIVGDANMAEVSTYLKVGTLSIVLDLLEAGAELPHITLTDPVGAIKQVSRDVQLKGSLRLADGTATTAIAVQRAYLQAAQHFYACHELPQVTKDVLVRWEDVLDRLERDPRLLVRELDWVAKRYLIESYMDRKACGWDDPRVRLMDLQYHDVRSDRGLYYTLERSHRIERVVLDHEIARAEFTPPSGTRAYFRGQCVKKYAAAIYGASWTSVLFDIGQNKIKRIPLMEPLRGTESLTGELLAQAETAAALLSKLSH
- the prcA gene encoding proteasome subunit alpha — encoded protein: MPLPYYVSPEQMMQDKAEYAKKGIAKGRSIIALEYVDGILLAADNPSTSLHKVSEVYDRVAFAGAGKYSEFEHLRKAGIRHADLTGYMYSREDVSARTLSNAYSQSLGTAFSTDVKPLEVELLVLQVGVNGQPNEIYRISFDGSIVDEKHFAVIGGRAEAVQQYLREHATAELPTLKAGLSRCLEALEQVANQKIPTENLEVAVLDRTRAGRKFKRLLGADISQLLS